One Capsicum annuum cultivar UCD-10X-F1 chromosome 2, UCD10Xv1.1, whole genome shotgun sequence genomic window carries:
- the LOC107859248 gene encoding probable LRR receptor-like serine/threonine-protein kinase At3g47570, which translates to MHGAQFRIPYHLQYRILVAKLMGKFVSFVLQLLCCFLISCIATNISTDQSALLAFKDGVNLNSSHPLSQNWTSHASICDWIGVTCGSPHRRVTALNVSNMDIYGPVSSQLGNLSFLFSLDVSRNNLHGELPQDLSYLRRLKVMNLGRNNFSGEIPRWFGFFSELQMLILDSNSFTSIPPASISNLSKLETLSVRYNHLQRNIPQDIGNLQSLKELILFRNQLTGPIPFTIFNISSLETLNLTYNELSESLPVDICCRLPRIKSIAIVSNHLSGHIPPGLSNCTQLYELSLSHNNFNQSIPPEIVNLERLERLNLEGNNLQGTIPAKIGDLQNLQQLQLKNNRITGSIPNTISNLSSLWLLNLNTNNLSGVIPREIGNLHKLERLHLTFNKLSGSILEELFNISTLRRFSLACNNLSGGLPSASSYWPTNLQFLHLGSNKIGGVIPSSISNSSNLKSLDLSQNKFSGPIPNSLGDLRHLEVLYLGTNNLSSPYLSIFSSLANCRSLTAIGLAYNPLNGVLPESIGNLSTFTEKLNLRHSQIRGQIPLGIGNLSNLITLKLNSNDLTGSVPRTFCHLQNLQGLSLENNRLSGPFPECLCKLPELVVVSLSNNQFSGPRHIYLNSNWLTNIPTSLWSLIDLLDLDLSNNSLVGYLPPDFGNLNAIKLVDLSRNHLSGIIPSTIGNLQTLLYLSLAYNELQGSIPGSMGKTTSLELVNLSNNILSGTIPKSLESLQYLKDFNVSFNRLEGEIPSNGPFLNFTSQSFMGNEELCGDLVFRPCMTRSFHHLRKSKLLLIILVPLGTSLMVLASIGVVMLRRRGNGNVPTQVESLPATTTLARISYIEVERATQGFDQCNLIGSGGFGSVYKGTFANGMNLAIKVFSIQIEGALESFEAECEVLRNLRHRNLTKVISSCSNMDFKALLLEYMPNGSLEQWLHSDDYFLNVIQGLDVMIDVASALEYLHHGYATVVVHSDLKPSNVLLDERLVGHVSDFGLSKLLGEGESMAHTKTLATMGYIAPEYGSVGLVSRRCDVYSYGIMLMETFTRKRPYDEMFRENLSMRSWVLMSTPEDIIDVTLMEPEEIGFQKKLHCVSSILELALHCTTESPNERLNMKEVLANIKKIKLEFLCK; encoded by the exons ATGCATGGTGCCCAGTTCAGAATTCCTTATCATCTACAGTACAGAATACTAGTAGCTAAACTCATGGGGAAATTTGTTTCTTTTGTCTTGCAATTACTCTGCTGCTTCTTGATATCATGCATTGCCACAAACATAAGCACTGATCAATCTGCTCTTCTTGCCTTCAAAGACGGAGTTAATCTAAACTCTTCTCATCCCTTATCCCAAAATTGGACTTCTCATGCTTCCATTTGCGATTGGATTGGAGTCACTTGCGGCTCTCCCCACCGTAGGGTGACTGCGCTAAATGTATCCAACATGGACATTTATGGGCCCGTTTCTTCGCAACTGGGAAACCTATCTTTTCTCTTTTCACTAGATGTGAGCAGAAATAATTTACATGGTGAGCTCCCTCAAGATTTGTCCTATTTACGTCGATTGAAGGTGATGAATCTCGGACGCAATAATTTCAGTGGAGAGATTCCAAGGTGGTTTGGTTTCTTTTCTGAGCTTCAGATGTTAATTCTTGATAGCAACAGTTTCACAAGTATACCTCCTGCTTCTATTTCTAACCTGTCTAAGTTAGAAACTCTCagtgtcagatacaatcatctccAACGCAATATTCCCCAAGATATAGGCAATCTTCAGAGTCTAAAGGAGCTGATTTTATTCAGAAACCAACTTACTGGCCCTATCCCATTCACCATTTTCAACATTTCCTCGTTGGAGACTTTAAATCTCACGTATAATGAATTATCAGAGAGTCTTCCTGTAGACATATGCTGCCGTCTTCCAAGAATAAAGAGCATTGCAATCGTTTCCAACCACTTGAGTGGTCACATTCCGCCTGGTTTGTCTAACTGCACACAACTATATGAATTGTCATTGTCACACAATAACTTCAATCAGAGCATTCCACCAGAAATTGTGAACTTGGAGAGGCTTGAGCGCCTAAACCTCGAGGGAAACAACTTACAAG GCACGATTCCTGCAAAGATTGGTGATTTACAGAACTTGCAGCAATTACAACTGAAGAACAATCGCATCACGGGTTCAATACCCAACACCATATCCAACTTATCATCACTGTGGCTGCTTAATTTGAACACAAACAATTTGTCAG GTGTTATACCAAGAGAGATTGGGAATCTTCACAAATTGGAGAGACTTCATTTGACATTTAATAAGTTAAGTGGTTCCATACTGGAAGAGCTCTTCAATATCTCCACCCTAAGAAGGTTTTCACTTGCATGCAATAACCTTTCCGGTGGTCTTCCATCTGCGTCAAGCTACTGGCCAACAAATCTACAGTTTTTGCATTTGGGTAGCAACAAAATTGGTGGAGTTATACCCAGCTCAATCTCCAATTCTTCAAATCTAAAGAGTTTAGATCTTAGTCAAAACAAATTCAGCGGTCCAATTCCTAACTCATTGGGGGATTTGAGGCATCTTGAAGTCTTGTATTTGGGCACTAATAACTTATCGTCTCCGTATCTAAGTATCTTTTCTTCCTTGGCGAACTGCAGATCTCTAACAGCCATAGGTTTGGCGTATAATCCTCTGAATGGTGTTCTTCCAGAATCCATTGGCAATCTCTCCACTTTTACTGAAAAACTTAATTTACGTCATTCACAAATTAGGGGTCAGATACCATTAGGGATTGGGAATTTAAGTAACCTAATCACTTTGAAACTAAACAGCAATGACTTAACTGGATCCGTGCCAAGAACATTCTGTCATTTACAGAATCTTCAAGGGTTAAGTCTTGAAAATAATAGGTTAAGTGGACCCTTTCCAGAGTGCCTTTGcaaattgccggagttagtggtGGTTTCTTTGTCGAATAATCAATTTTCAGGTCCGAGACATATTTATCTAAATTCAAATTGGCTCACCAACATACCCACAAGTCTATGGAGCCTCATAGATCTTTTAGATCTTGACTTGTCAAATAATTCTTTGGTTGGTTATTTGCCTCCTGATTTCGGAAATTTGAATGCCATAAAACTCGTAGATCTATCAAGGAATCACCTTTCAGGAATTATTCCCTCCACAATTGGAAACTTGCAGACACTACTTTATCTCTCTTTGGCTTATAATGAGTTACAAGGATCTATTCCGGGGTCGATGGGGAAAACGACAAGTTTGGAATTGGTGAATCTATCCAATAACATTCTTTCGGGTACGATTCCAAAATCTTTAGAGTCACTTCAATATCTGAAGGATTTCAATGTATCATTCAATAGATTAGAAGGTGAAATCCCAAGTAATGGACCTTTTCTCAATTTCACCTCTCAATCTTTTATGGGAAATGAAGAGTTATGTGGCGATTTGGTTTTCCGACCTTGTATGACTAGGTCTTTTCATCATTTAAGGAAAAGCAAATTGCTTCTGATTATACTTGTCCCATTGGGAACTTCACTGATGGTTCTTGCCTCAATCGGTGTGGTTATGTTAAGGAGACGTGGGAATGGAAATGTTCCAACTCAAGTTGAATCCTTACCTGCAACAACAACACTAGCCAGGATTTCATACATTGAAGTTGAAAGGGCAACACAAGGATTTGACCAATGCAACTTAATAGGCTCTGGAGGTTTTGGCTCTGTTTACAAGGGCACATTTGCAAACGGGATGAATTTGGCAATCAAAGTGTTCAGTATACAGATTGAAGGTGCACTCGAAAGTTTTGAAGCTGAATGTGAAGTACTACGCAACCTTCGTCATAGAAATCTTACCAAAGTTATCAGCAGTTGTAGTAACATGGATTTTAAAGCGTTACTTCTAGAATACATGCCTAATGGGAGTCTGGAGCAATGGTTACATTCTGATGATTACTTCTTGAATGTGATCCAAGGACTAGATGTAATGATCGATGTTGCATCAGCTTTGGAGTATCTCCATCATGGTTATGCAACAGTTGTTGTACATAGTGATTTGAAGCCTAGCAATGTCTTGCTAGACGAAAGGTTGGTTGGACATGTGAGTGACTTTGGCCTGAGTAAGTTATTAGGAGAAGGGGAATCCATGGCTCATACTAAAACACTTGCTACAATGGGCTACATTGCACCAG AGTATGGATCAGTAGGATTAGTTTCTAGAAGATGTGATGTGTACAGTTACGGCATTATGCTCATGGAAACTTTCACAAGAAAAAGGCCATATGATGAAATGTTTCGGGAAAATTTGAGCATGAGGAGTTGGGTATTGATGTCAACACCAGAGGATATAATTGATGTCACATTAATGGAACCAGAAGAGATTGGTTTCCAGAAAAAGTTGCATTGTGTGTCCTCTATTTTGGAGTTGGCATTGCATTGCACAACTGAATCTCCCAATGAAAGGTTGAACATGAAAGAAGTCCTGGCAAATATCAAGAAGATCAAGCTGGAATTTCTTTGCAAATGA
- the LOC107859247 gene encoding uncharacterized protein ycf20: MTHSLSLTSAALIQYNISPKIVPLPRSNKPSRSLFKIQAVKDNGGVGPRRLIDIIRIVPDISRNYFKSPSRRALFGGISLLGGFYVAQTISLSFGALGVNDVIAAVVCVLITEYVTRFYYSRPKVTFPIALLNNFKMGFTYGLFIDAFKLAS, translated from the coding sequence atGACACATTCTCTATCTCTAACATCTGCCGCCCTAATCCAATACAACATCAGTCCAAAAATTGTCCCTTTACCAAGATCAAATAAGCCATCTagatcattattcaaaattcaagCTGTAAAAGACAATGGAGGAGTAGGTCCTCGGAGATTAATTGACATTATTCGTATCGTACCAGACATttcaagaaattattttaaaagccCTTCACGAAGGGCACTATTTGGAGGTATATCGTTACTGGGTGGATTTTATGTGGCGCAGACAATTTCATTATCTTTTGGAGCTTTAGGAGTGAACGATGTTATTGCTGCCGTTGTCTGCGTGTTAATTACTGAGTACGTGACTCGATTCTATTATAGTCGGCCTAAGGTGACTTTTCCTATTGCTCTTTTGAATAACTTCAAGATGGGCTTTACCTATGGTTTGTTTATCGATGCCTTCAAACTTGCTAGCTGA